From Streptomyces sp. NBC_00775, one genomic window encodes:
- a CDS encoding cytochrome P450, with protein sequence MTPESHSPTGTDDPTLGPPPGCPAHGLGPGGLRRLYGPEAEDLGAVYEKLRAEHGSVAPALLHEDVPVWVVLGHGENMHMVRTPSQYTRDTRLWAPLQDGTVKPDHPLMPIVAWQPICCHAEGDEHLRLRGAVTGAMSTIDHRGIRRHINRATQHLVNKFCEEGRADLVAQFAEHLPMAMMCEILGMPEEYNDRLVHAARDMLKGTETAIASNAYLMDVLMRLTTRRRADPREDFTSHLINHPARLDDQEIGQHLRVVLIVAYESTANLLANVLRVVLTDPGFRARLNGGQMTVPQAVEQSLWDEPPFSTILPYVAKQETELGGQRIRKGDGLILGMAPGNVDPRVRPDLKANMQGNRSHLAFSGGPHECPGQDIGRAIADVGVDALLTRLPDIQLDCEEYELRWRASISNRHLVELPVKFAPRPQQDVRQRPSINPVPPQRPNDWLVSTYQPQPMAPEPVIPAGEPTPAPELARRPGVFRRLLRWWRGD encoded by the coding sequence GTGACGCCTGAATCCCACTCCCCGACCGGTACGGACGACCCCACGCTCGGCCCGCCGCCCGGCTGCCCCGCCCACGGCCTCGGTCCCGGCGGACTGCGCCGGCTGTACGGCCCCGAAGCCGAGGACCTGGGAGCCGTATACGAGAAACTGCGCGCCGAGCACGGCTCGGTGGCCCCCGCGCTGCTCCACGAGGACGTGCCGGTCTGGGTGGTGCTCGGTCACGGCGAGAACATGCACATGGTGCGCACCCCCTCGCAGTACACCCGTGACACCCGGTTGTGGGCCCCCTTGCAGGACGGCACGGTCAAGCCGGATCACCCGCTCATGCCGATCGTCGCCTGGCAGCCCATCTGCTGCCACGCCGAGGGCGACGAGCACCTGCGGCTGCGCGGCGCGGTCACCGGCGCCATGTCGACCATCGACCACCGGGGCATCCGCCGCCACATCAACCGCGCGACTCAGCACCTCGTCAACAAGTTCTGCGAGGAGGGCAGGGCCGACCTGGTGGCCCAGTTCGCCGAGCACCTGCCGATGGCAATGATGTGCGAGATCCTCGGCATGCCCGAGGAGTACAACGACCGGCTCGTGCACGCCGCCCGCGACATGCTCAAGGGCACCGAGACCGCCATCGCCAGCAACGCGTACCTCATGGACGTGCTGATGCGGCTCACCACCCGCCGCCGGGCCGACCCCAGGGAGGACTTCACCAGCCACCTGATCAACCACCCGGCGCGGCTCGACGACCAGGAGATCGGCCAGCACCTGCGCGTCGTCCTGATCGTCGCGTACGAGAGCACCGCCAACCTGCTCGCCAACGTACTGCGGGTCGTGCTCACCGACCCGGGGTTCCGCGCCCGGCTCAACGGCGGCCAGATGACGGTGCCTCAGGCGGTCGAGCAGTCCCTGTGGGACGAGCCGCCGTTCAGCACCATCCTCCCCTACGTCGCCAAGCAGGAGACCGAGCTGGGTGGCCAGCGCATCCGCAAGGGTGACGGGCTCATCCTGGGCATGGCGCCGGGCAACGTCGACCCGCGCGTCCGTCCCGACCTCAAGGCCAACATGCAGGGCAACCGCTCCCACCTCGCTTTCAGCGGCGGTCCCCACGAGTGCCCGGGCCAGGACATCGGCCGCGCCATCGCCGACGTCGGCGTCGACGCGCTGCTGACCCGCCTTCCGGACATCCAACTCGACTGCGAAGAGTACGAACTGCGCTGGCGAGCGTCCATCTCGAACCGGCACCTGGTGGAACTGCCGGTGAAGTTCGCGCCGAGGCCTCAGCAGGACGTCAGGCAGCGGCCCTCCATCAACCCGGTGCCGCCGCAGCGCCCGAACGACTGGCTGGTCAGCACGTATCAGCCACAGCCCATGGCTCCGGAACCCGTCATCCCGGCCGGCGAGCCCACGCCCGCGCCCGAACTGGCCCGCCGGCCGGGAGTGTTCCGGCGCCTCCTGCGCTGGTGGCGCGGCGACTGA
- a CDS encoding DUF742 domain-containing protein produces the protein MTPPQRRRRYPKEEFQEPPQERSPEKGSPAEGQDNPRDPERLYVLTGGGEGGDRAALDLVTLIVARADEPTPATQPEQSALLRLCKAPLSVAELSAYLNLPFSVVTVLLTELLAAELVQARAPIVRSALPDRSLLEAVMHGLQKL, from the coding sequence ATGACTCCTCCGCAACGCCGGCGGCGCTACCCCAAGGAAGAGTTCCAGGAACCCCCCCAAGAGAGGTCCCCCGAAAAGGGATCCCCCGCAGAGGGCCAGGACAACCCGAGGGACCCCGAGCGCCTGTATGTGCTCACGGGCGGGGGCGAGGGCGGCGACCGGGCCGCCCTCGACCTGGTGACGTTAATCGTGGCGCGCGCCGACGAGCCGACCCCCGCCACCCAGCCGGAGCAGTCGGCGCTGCTCCGGCTCTGCAAGGCCCCTCTCTCCGTGGCCGAGCTCTCGGCCTATCTCAATCTGCCGTTCAGCGTGGTGACCGTCCTGCTCACCGAGCTGCTGGCGGCCGAACTGGTACAGGCGCGCGCCCCGATCGTCCGCTCGGCGCTCCCCGACCGTTCCCTCCTCGAAGCGGTGATGCATGGACTTCAAAAGCTCTGA
- a CDS encoding RluA family pseudouridine synthase: MRRRSPIPPSPLPQRDGVDPVRVKLPQGAAWATVRDHLVERLAAGAGVIDGMLDAGLIVDADGRAVPRDMAYVPGMFVWFHRELPYEVPVPFALDVVYRDEHVVVVDKPHFLATTPRGSHVTETALARLRRELGLPTLGAAHRLDRLTAGLVLFTVRPAERGAYQSLFSDRLITKEYEAVALYDPALALPRTVRSRIVKERGVMAAREVEGEPNAVSDVELLEQRDDGLARYRLRPRTGQTHQLRVHMSALGVPILGDPLYPVVTGPVADGDFRRPLQLLARALEFTDPVTGREHRFVSPRVLRAWSSYEEWAG; encoded by the coding sequence ATGAGACGCAGAAGCCCGATCCCCCCTTCCCCCCTGCCGCAGCGCGACGGGGTCGATCCGGTGCGGGTGAAACTGCCGCAGGGGGCGGCCTGGGCAACCGTGCGTGATCATCTGGTGGAGCGGCTCGCGGCCGGGGCGGGGGTGATCGACGGGATGCTGGACGCGGGGCTGATCGTGGACGCCGACGGGCGTGCCGTGCCGCGTGACATGGCGTACGTGCCGGGCATGTTCGTGTGGTTCCACCGGGAGCTGCCGTACGAAGTGCCGGTGCCGTTCGCGCTGGACGTCGTGTACCGCGACGAGCACGTCGTCGTCGTCGACAAGCCGCATTTCCTGGCCACGACGCCACGCGGCAGCCATGTCACGGAGACCGCGCTCGCGCGACTGCGCCGGGAGCTGGGCCTGCCCACGCTGGGCGCCGCCCACCGCCTGGACCGGCTCACCGCCGGGCTGGTCCTGTTCACTGTGCGCCCCGCGGAGCGCGGCGCGTACCAGTCGTTGTTCAGCGACCGGCTCATCACCAAGGAATACGAGGCCGTCGCCCTGTACGATCCGGCGCTCGCCCTGCCGCGCACCGTGCGCAGTCGGATCGTGAAGGAGCGTGGGGTCATGGCGGCGCGCGAGGTCGAGGGCGAGCCCAATGCCGTCAGCGACGTGGAGCTGCTGGAACAGCGGGACGACGGGCTGGCTCGCTACCGGCTGAGACCCCGCACCGGGCAGACGCACCAACTGCGGGTGCACATGAGCGCGTTGGGGGTGCCGATCCTCGGCGATCCCCTCTATCCGGTGGTGACCGGCCCCGTGGCGGACGGTGACTTCCGGCGCCCGCTCCAACTGCTGGCGCGGGCCCTGGAGTTCACCGATCCGGTCACGGGACGCGAGCACCGGTTCGTCAGCCCGCGTGTGCTGCGGGCCTGGTCGTCGTACGAGGAGTGGGCCGGGTAG
- a CDS encoding terpene synthase family protein, with translation MIPTYAEPTPPTVSPYTRRIEEYVRSLGESLGLAETKGGRERLEAGYGQFVAWTYPEASFRDLCLCAEWLFFTFILDDLHTLKVYDDPEAWTPVHRRLMDIINTGKDPAPAWEQTPFTEALTDLSIRTGERLSPALHGRLNRHLDLFFQGFTEESENRFRGTPPGIDSFTQTRRLSVGMEFGFDLVELSQGTEVPESIYETGLFRKIVEAASDVVAWQNDLHSIHLDGMRGDFHNVVIVMQHADGISLQEAIDSAVARVQGRVADFLAAEEQLRPFLESRGVPSRTRDDVLKVTAGMRQWTNGCLHWYGNTTRYTIPTTSDESDQQHAHLQAMLPSQDRALRHSCG, from the coding sequence ATGATCCCAACGTACGCGGAGCCCACCCCCCCGACGGTAAGTCCATACACTCGGCGGATCGAAGAATATGTCCGCTCGCTCGGAGAGAGCCTCGGGCTGGCAGAGACGAAGGGCGGCCGGGAACGGCTGGAAGCAGGCTACGGGCAATTTGTTGCCTGGACCTATCCAGAAGCCTCATTCCGCGATCTCTGCCTCTGTGCGGAATGGCTTTTCTTCACCTTCATCCTGGACGACTTGCACACGTTGAAGGTCTATGACGATCCGGAAGCCTGGACTCCGGTCCACCGGCGTCTGATGGACATCATCAACACCGGGAAAGACCCTGCACCCGCATGGGAGCAAACTCCTTTCACTGAGGCGCTCACGGATCTGTCCATCCGTACGGGCGAAAGGCTCTCACCAGCGCTCCATGGGCGACTGAACCGGCACCTGGACCTGTTCTTCCAAGGATTCACCGAGGAATCCGAGAATCGGTTCCGCGGAACTCCCCCTGGGATCGACAGTTTCACCCAGACCAGGCGACTGTCGGTAGGTATGGAGTTCGGCTTCGATTTGGTTGAACTCAGCCAGGGCACGGAGGTGCCTGAAAGCATCTATGAGACAGGCTTGTTCAGGAAGATCGTCGAAGCCGCGAGCGATGTGGTCGCCTGGCAGAATGACTTGCATTCGATTCACCTGGATGGCATGCGTGGAGACTTCCACAATGTCGTCATCGTCATGCAGCATGCCGACGGAATCTCGCTGCAGGAAGCCATCGACTCGGCCGTTGCCAGGGTTCAGGGGCGCGTGGCCGACTTCCTGGCCGCCGAAGAACAGCTCCGGCCCTTCCTGGAGAGCCGTGGTGTGCCGTCCCGCACCCGTGACGACGTTCTGAAGGTCACTGCCGGAATGCGGCAGTGGACGAATGGATGCCTGCATTGGTACGGGAACACCACCCGCTACACCATCCCCACCACCTCGGACGAGTCGGACCAGCAGCATGCTCACCTGCAGGCGATGCTCCCGAGTCAGGATCGTGCCCTCCGGCATAGTTGCGGGTGA
- a CDS encoding PadR family transcriptional regulator, with the protein MVTKRRKLSNPLALAVMVLLTERSMHPYEIAQTLRRRGKDTSLKINYGSLYTVVQNLEKHGFVEVAEVQRQGKRPERTLYGITDAGREEATEWLSDLIAVPAREFPIFETALSLVGVIHPDEVVRLLGERLTTLEFQAASTRGGLTKLCESLPRIFLVESEYRLHMVEAEAEWVRGLLRELKDGTLDGVEQWRSFHETGEIPPEFQELEDRHFEE; encoded by the coding sequence GTGGTGACGAAACGCCGCAAGCTGAGCAATCCTCTGGCGCTCGCGGTCATGGTGCTGCTCACCGAGCGGTCGATGCACCCGTACGAGATCGCCCAGACCCTGCGCCGACGCGGCAAGGACACCAGTCTGAAGATCAACTACGGCTCGCTCTACACCGTCGTCCAGAACCTGGAGAAGCACGGCTTCGTCGAGGTCGCGGAGGTGCAGCGGCAGGGCAAGCGCCCTGAGCGCACGCTCTACGGCATCACGGACGCCGGGCGCGAGGAGGCCACGGAGTGGCTGTCGGACCTGATCGCCGTTCCGGCACGGGAGTTCCCGATCTTCGAGACCGCGCTGTCGCTCGTCGGGGTGATCCACCCCGACGAGGTCGTGCGGTTGCTGGGGGAGCGGCTCACGACGCTTGAGTTCCAGGCCGCCAGCACGCGCGGCGGTCTGACGAAGCTGTGCGAGAGCCTGCCGCGGATCTTCCTGGTGGAAAGCGAGTACCGCCTGCACATGGTCGAGGCGGAGGCCGAGTGGGTCCGCGGCCTCCTGCGAGAGCTCAAGGACGGCACACTCGACGGTGTCGAGCAGTGGCGGAGCTTCCATGAGACGGGGGAGATCCCGCCGGAGTTCCAGGAGTTGGAGGACCGCCACTTCGAGGAGTGA
- a CDS encoding ATP-binding protein, producing the protein MVSVQSPPGGRELPYARVLLLPAILMAAVTGAAVAVVTEPARAAVGWCGGIATLLVVVIGAEAVRRGRVARGLRAELARRTAYLEQRIVAHDQEIVRLHHEVLPAALDRLRGGDSLAEVVRTLGRDDPNLREVPKSQRDLLATVLKIVDTEESMRDAAYRAFVNIARRVQAIVHQQNKELREMEEDHGRNPEVFDDLLRIDHGTALIGRLADSIAVLGGGRPGRQWPQPVPLFSVLRGAMSRILEYRRIELHNIVEVAVNGVSVEPLIHALAELLDNATRYSPPHTKVHVTAIEVQTGIAIEIEDGGVSLSDEARAKTEGLLQKAAEGADLDFLGENPRLGMAVVGRLSRMYDMQVSLRQSAYGGVRVVLVAPSAMLTADRALGVAHGIGATAVPQMDTGGVEGPARKPKKRRPTTGPRIPNPNGGSLDDDVPTVTEWTPNGLPQRRSRVKVPLSQRIAEARAEAEAAEAAAAAAPSWAAEAAPEEKEPEPGLWVEAFMNGLKGDPDPTAFSSNNQSAPVEADDEGDLK; encoded by the coding sequence ATGGTGAGTGTTCAATCGCCTCCCGGTGGCCGTGAACTTCCCTACGCGCGCGTGCTGTTGCTGCCGGCCATACTGATGGCCGCGGTGACCGGAGCCGCCGTCGCCGTTGTGACGGAGCCGGCCCGGGCCGCCGTCGGCTGGTGCGGCGGCATCGCGACACTGCTGGTCGTCGTGATCGGCGCCGAAGCCGTACGCCGCGGTCGCGTCGCCCGCGGCCTGCGCGCCGAACTCGCTCGGCGCACCGCCTACCTGGAACAGCGCATCGTCGCCCACGACCAGGAGATCGTGCGCCTCCACCACGAGGTCCTGCCCGCGGCGCTCGACCGCCTGCGCGGCGGCGATTCACTCGCAGAGGTGGTTCGCACCCTCGGCCGCGACGACCCCAACCTCCGCGAAGTCCCCAAGTCTCAGCGCGACTTGCTGGCGACGGTGCTCAAGATCGTCGACACCGAGGAGTCGATGCGCGACGCGGCCTACCGGGCCTTCGTCAACATCGCCCGGCGCGTCCAGGCGATCGTCCACCAGCAGAACAAGGAACTCCGCGAGATGGAGGAGGACCACGGGCGCAACCCCGAGGTCTTTGACGACCTGCTGCGCATCGACCACGGCACCGCGCTGATCGGCCGTCTCGCCGACTCCATCGCGGTGCTCGGCGGTGGCCGTCCAGGGCGTCAATGGCCGCAGCCCGTACCGCTGTTCAGCGTACTGCGCGGCGCGATGTCCCGAATCCTCGAATACCGCCGCATCGAGCTGCACAACATCGTCGAGGTCGCCGTCAACGGCGTGTCCGTCGAACCGCTCATCCACGCCCTGGCCGAGCTCCTCGACAACGCCACGCGCTACTCGCCGCCGCACACCAAGGTCCACGTCACCGCAATCGAGGTGCAGACCGGCATCGCCATCGAGATCGAGGACGGCGGCGTCAGCCTCAGCGACGAGGCCCGCGCGAAGACCGAGGGCCTGCTCCAGAAGGCCGCGGAGGGCGCCGACCTCGACTTCCTCGGGGAGAACCCCCGGCTCGGCATGGCCGTCGTCGGCCGGCTCTCGCGGATGTACGACATGCAGGTCTCGCTGCGGCAGTCCGCGTACGGCGGTGTCCGCGTCGTCCTCGTCGCGCCGAGCGCCATGCTCACCGCCGACCGTGCCCTCGGTGTCGCCCACGGCATCGGCGCGACCGCCGTACCGCAGATGGACACCGGCGGAGTCGAAGGCCCGGCGCGCAAGCCCAAGAAGCGCCGCCCGACCACCGGACCCCGCATTCCCAACCCGAACGGCGGCTCCCTGGACGACGACGTCCCCACGGTCACCGAATGGACGCCCAACGGGCTGCCGCAGCGCCGCAGCCGGGTCAAGGTCCCGCTCAGCCAGCGGATCGCCGAGGCCCGCGCCGAGGCGGAGGCGGCCGAGGCCGCGGCGGCAGCGGCACCCTCCTGGGCCGCCGAGGCCGCTCCGGAGGAGAAGGAGCCCGAACCGGGACTGTGGGTCGAGGCGTTCATGAACGGACTCAAGGGTGACCCGGATCCGACCGCATTCAGCTCGAACAACCAGTCGGCCCCTGTCGAGGCCGACGACGAGGGGGACCTCAAGTGA
- a CDS encoding roadblock/LC7 domain-containing protein: MIQQRANFDWMLKELADGVPGIQQIVVLSADGLRIARFGGDPDAADRVAAACAGLQSLAGAVAGEIPNSDGRMRMVIIEINGGYFYLMSAGPNAYLAVLADQTAEPGLMSNRMRDLVVRIGAHLTSPPRRNGQTV, from the coding sequence GTGATCCAGCAGCGAGCCAACTTCGACTGGATGCTCAAGGAGCTCGCCGACGGCGTACCCGGTATCCAGCAGATCGTGGTGCTCTCCGCCGACGGACTGCGCATCGCGCGGTTCGGCGGTGACCCGGACGCCGCCGACCGGGTCGCCGCGGCCTGCGCGGGCCTGCAGAGCCTGGCCGGAGCCGTCGCGGGAGAGATCCCCAACAGCGACGGCCGGATGCGCATGGTCATCATCGAGATCAACGGCGGCTACTTCTACCTGATGTCGGCAGGGCCCAACGCCTACCTCGCGGTCCTCGCCGACCAGACGGCGGAGCCCGGACTGATGAGCAACCGTATGCGCGACCTCGTCGTACGGATCGGCGCCCACCTGACGAGTCCGCCGCGGCGCAACGGGCAGACCGTATGA
- a CDS encoding amino acid permease, with the protein MTTTAPSDVRPDPPESPGDHSLAEFGYRQELHRSLGRYASFAAGFSFISVLTTVFQFFAFGYAFGGPVFFWTWPAVLVGQLAVAACFAELAARYPISGAIYQWSSRLSNLSFGWFAGWIMVIGQIVVVAAAALALQMVLPAIWSGFQLVGGDPSPISADGAANAAVLGVILLVLTTLVNVVDNRVMSVINRVGVTAEIIGAVLIIVLLLTHSERSPGITFHTGEGSTGLFGALMVGSFMAAYVMIGFDSAGEMSEETHNPRRTAPRTILTALGAAGLLGGLIVLGGLLAAPSLTDGHLGVDGLSYVLTSSLGDGVGRALLADVVVAIAVATLAIQTAACRMLFSMARDNQLPFSRRLAKVNPRTGMPSAPALVVGVLAAALLLLNFASPDAFLAIGTTCIVMLYLAYAMVTGPMLVRRLRGEFTGSDGVDEEGRPLFSLGRWGAPVNALALVYGLFMTVNLAWPRAEVYDPAGGHWYFQWFTVLFLLVTVGLGCLYRWLRAHRGHTAEEGAPLAVPAESS; encoded by the coding sequence GTGACCACCACCGCCCCCTCCGACGTACGCCCGGACCCGCCGGAGTCCCCCGGCGACCACTCCCTGGCCGAGTTCGGCTACCGCCAGGAGCTGCACCGCAGCCTCGGCCGGTACGCCTCGTTCGCCGCCGGGTTCTCCTTCATCTCCGTCCTGACGACCGTCTTCCAGTTCTTCGCCTTCGGGTACGCGTTCGGCGGCCCCGTCTTCTTCTGGACCTGGCCGGCCGTGCTGGTGGGCCAGTTGGCGGTCGCCGCGTGCTTCGCGGAGCTGGCCGCGCGCTATCCGATCTCGGGCGCGATCTACCAGTGGTCCTCGCGCCTGTCGAACCTCTCGTTCGGCTGGTTCGCCGGCTGGATCATGGTGATCGGGCAGATCGTGGTGGTCGCAGCGGCCGCGCTCGCGCTGCAGATGGTGCTGCCGGCGATCTGGTCCGGCTTCCAGCTGGTGGGCGGCGATCCGTCACCGATCAGCGCCGACGGCGCCGCCAACGCGGCCGTACTCGGCGTGATCCTGCTGGTGCTGACCACGCTGGTCAACGTCGTCGACAACCGCGTGATGTCCGTGATCAACCGGGTCGGTGTGACCGCCGAGATCATCGGCGCGGTCCTGATCATCGTGCTGCTGCTCACGCACTCCGAGCGCTCCCCCGGCATCACCTTCCACACGGGCGAGGGCAGCACCGGCCTCTTCGGCGCGCTCATGGTGGGCTCCTTCATGGCGGCGTACGTGATGATCGGCTTCGACAGCGCGGGCGAGATGAGCGAGGAGACCCACAACCCGCGCCGTACCGCGCCCCGTACGATCCTCACCGCGCTCGGCGCGGCGGGCCTGCTCGGCGGGCTGATCGTGCTCGGCGGTCTGCTGGCCGCGCCCAGCCTCACGGACGGGCATCTGGGCGTCGACGGTCTGAGCTACGTCCTGACCAGCAGCCTCGGCGACGGGGTCGGCCGGGCGCTGCTCGCCGACGTGGTGGTGGCCATCGCGGTGGCGACCCTGGCGATCCAGACGGCCGCCTGCCGCATGCTCTTCTCGATGGCCCGCGACAACCAGCTCCCCTTCTCCCGCCGCCTCGCGAAGGTCAACCCGCGCACGGGCATGCCGAGCGCGCCCGCCCTGGTCGTCGGCGTCCTCGCCGCCGCCCTGCTGCTCCTCAACTTCGCCTCCCCGGACGCCTTCCTGGCGATCGGCACCACCTGCATCGTGATGCTGTACCTGGCGTACGCGATGGTGACCGGGCCGATGCTGGTCCGCCGTCTGCGCGGCGAGTTCACCGGCTCGGACGGCGTCGACGAGGAGGGCCGCCCCCTCTTCTCCCTCGGCCGCTGGGGCGCCCCGGTCAACGCGCTCGCCCTCGTCTACGGCCTCTTCATGACCGTCAACCTCGCCTGGCCGCGCGCCGAGGTGTACGACCCGGCGGGCGGGCACTGGTACTTCCAGTGGTTCACCGTGTTGTTCTTGCTGGTCACGGTGGGGCTGGGGTGCCTGTACCGGTGGCTGAGGGCACATCGAGGGCACACCGCGGAGGAAGGAGCACCGCTGGCGGTGCCCGCAGAGTCCAGCTGA
- a CDS encoding GTP-binding protein gives MDFKSSDTITGPRAEDHLPHTAQAAVKIVIVGGFGVGKTTMVGSVSEIRPLTTEETMTQAGIGVDDNYGSETKTATTVAMDFGRISITEQLVLYLFGTPGQERFWFLWNGLFEGALGAVVLVDTRRLEVSFDVIGRLEERGVPFVIAINDFPDAPRYPVEDLRTALDLSEDIPIIKCDARRRASSRDVLMTLMRFLHSLAMTRA, from the coding sequence ATGGACTTCAAAAGCTCTGACACGATCACCGGCCCTCGCGCCGAGGACCATCTGCCGCACACGGCGCAGGCCGCCGTGAAGATCGTGATCGTGGGCGGCTTCGGGGTCGGCAAGACGACCATGGTGGGCTCCGTCAGCGAGATCAGGCCGCTGACCACCGAGGAGACCATGACGCAGGCCGGTATCGGAGTCGACGACAACTACGGCTCCGAGACCAAGACGGCCACCACCGTCGCCATGGACTTCGGCCGCATCTCGATCACCGAACAGCTGGTGCTCTACCTGTTCGGCACCCCTGGCCAGGAGCGCTTCTGGTTCCTGTGGAACGGCCTGTTCGAGGGCGCGCTCGGCGCGGTCGTCCTGGTCGACACCCGCCGCCTGGAGGTCAGCTTCGACGTGATCGGCCGCCTGGAGGAGCGCGGTGTGCCGTTCGTCATCGCCATAAACGACTTCCCGGACGCGCCCCGCTATCCGGTCGAGGACCTGCGGACCGCGCTCGACCTCTCCGAGGACATCCCGATCATCAAGTGCGACGCGCGCCGCAGGGCCTCCAGCCGGGATGTCCTGATGACGCTGATGCGCTTCCTGCACTCGCTGGCCATGACGCGCGCCTGA
- a CDS encoding cytochrome P450, translated as MATDHEGIAQAPGALPIVGHLFPLLRDPLRFLNTLPSYGDLVQIRLGTQTAVVVCRPELVQEVLLHDRTYDKGGPIIERIGNALGDGLASCPHSAHRRQRRSLQPAFSRACLREYAALMTEQIDTLAVGWSDGRTVDVAAQMYDFASDTISRTLFTAEAARPAIDTVKECLPDIFRGIYQQAVLPPWLSRLPLPPNLRYERARNRAWAAVSKTISLYRQDDETHGDVLSMLLKTHDDAGELLGDAEIHAQIMTLLVAGIESTAVALTWAVHLLCQNPDVQERLRAETAEVLGTRTATWDDLPRLDLARRVITETLRIYPPGWILTRTTATEARLADAVIPPETTLIYSPYLMHHDARFNPSPSSFDPDRWLPEQEHVRGAFIPFGGGARKCIGDNYAMTLATLALSTIVAQWRLSSVDQQLPHIEPRMTLTPHGVQVRVECLQRVPD; from the coding sequence ATGGCAACGGACCATGAAGGCATCGCACAGGCTCCAGGGGCACTGCCGATCGTCGGGCATCTGTTTCCCCTGCTCCGTGACCCGCTGCGTTTCCTGAACACCCTCCCCTCCTATGGGGATTTAGTGCAGATACGGCTGGGTACACAAACGGCCGTCGTAGTCTGCCGGCCTGAACTCGTCCAGGAAGTTCTCCTGCATGACCGCACTTACGACAAGGGCGGACCCATCATCGAACGGATCGGGAATGCGCTGGGGGACGGTCTTGCCTCGTGCCCCCACAGCGCCCATCGGCGACAGCGACGCAGCTTGCAGCCGGCCTTCTCCCGCGCTTGCCTGCGCGAATACGCCGCCCTCATGACCGAGCAGATCGACACGCTCGCCGTCGGCTGGAGCGACGGACGGACCGTGGACGTAGCCGCGCAGATGTACGATTTCGCGAGTGACACAATTTCTCGAACATTGTTCACGGCTGAAGCCGCGCGACCCGCCATAGACACTGTCAAGGAATGTCTGCCGGATATCTTCCGGGGTATCTACCAGCAGGCTGTCCTCCCGCCCTGGCTGAGCCGTCTGCCACTCCCCCCGAACTTGCGTTACGAGCGGGCTCGCAACCGAGCATGGGCCGCGGTCAGCAAGACCATCAGCTTGTACCGGCAAGACGATGAAACCCACGGCGATGTGCTGTCGATGCTCCTCAAGACGCATGACGACGCGGGAGAACTCCTCGGCGACGCCGAGATCCACGCTCAGATCATGACCCTGCTCGTCGCCGGCATCGAATCCACCGCGGTGGCTCTTACCTGGGCTGTGCATCTCCTGTGCCAAAACCCCGATGTCCAAGAGCGATTGCGCGCCGAGACAGCCGAGGTTCTCGGCACCCGAACGGCCACTTGGGATGATCTTCCCCGGCTCGACCTGGCGCGCCGGGTCATCACCGAGACGCTGCGCATCTACCCTCCCGGATGGATCTTGACTCGAACGACCGCCACCGAAGCCCGGCTGGCGGACGCTGTGATTCCCCCCGAAACCACCCTCATCTACAGCCCGTATCTCATGCACCACGATGCACGATTCAATCCGAGCCCCAGCTCCTTCGATCCCGACCGGTGGCTTCCGGAGCAGGAACACGTGCGCGGCGCTTTCATTCCGTTCGGCGGAGGTGCGCGCAAGTGCATCGGTGACAACTACGCGATGACCTTGGCGACACTCGCCCTGTCCACGATCGTGGCCCAATGGCGGCTCTCGAGTGTTGACCAGCAACTGCCGCATATCGAACCCCGTATGACCCTGACCCCTCACGGTGTCCAGGTCCGAGTGGAGTGTCTGCAGAGAGTGCCTGATTGA